The DNA window GGGAGAAGATCGGGACGGTTCAGCGCCGCCGCGCCGAAGAGAAGCCCCGCCGCGGGGGCCGCCCCGGTGCCGCCGCGCCGCGCCCGCAGGCAGGCGGAAAGGAGGAGCGCGCCGAGGAAGGGGACGAGCGCCGCGCTTTGCAGCGTCCCTTCATAGAGGAGGAAGGGGGAGTAGAGGGCGGCGGCGAAGCCGGCGACCGCGCCGGCCGCGGTTCCGGAGACGCGGCGTCCCACGCGGTAGAGAAGGAGCGCGGCGCCCGCCCCGAGCGCCGCCTGGAGAAGCCTCACGAGGAGCGCGCCCGCTCCGAGACGGAAGAGCGCTCCCAGCCAGTAGGCGTAGAGCGGCGCGGCGTGCAGAAGCCCCGGCGGGCTCGGGTTCCCTCCGGCGATCGCGCGGCCGAGGCGCGTGTAGAGGTCCGCGTCCAATCCCTCGTAGGGATGCTCGAAGAGGGGGAGTTCGCGGAGCGCCGCCAGGTGCGCCAGCCGCGCCGCCAGGGCGACGGCGGCGATCGCCCAGGGGAGAACCTTCTCCGCGCGCGTCGCATGCGCCGTTTCGTTCATGCCCTCCTTATATCACGAGAGGGGATGGGGGCGCCTCCATGTTCCGCCGCCGCCCGTGGTATGATTTCCCCTTCGACGGCAATTTCGCGCACGGCAAGGAGGCGAACGTGAAGATCTGGGAAATGGAAGGCGGCGCAAGGCTCCTGGTCCGGGTGGACCGGGGAGAGGAGATGATGGAGGCGCTCCGCGCGGTGGCGCGGGAGAAGAAGGTCGAGGCGGCGCGCGTCACCGGCATCGGCGCCCTCCGAGACATGACCCTCGGCTATTTTGATTTGGACCGCAAGGAATACGTGCGGGGCGAGTTGTCCGGGAGCTGGGAGCTGCTTTCCCTTTCGGGGAACCTGAGCCTCAGAGACGGCGAGCCGATCCCGCACATCCACGTGATCGTCGGCGACGCGGGCCTGAACGTGCGGGGGGGGCATCTCTTCTCCGGCACGGTGAGCGTGACCGGCGAGATCTTCATCGACAGGCTCCCCGCGCCGCTCCACCGGGAGATGGACCCGGAGGTGAGCCTCCCCCTTCTCGACCGCTGACCCCTCTTTCCGGGACGTACGGTCTCGTCCACGCCGCCGCCGGGACCGTACGATCTCCGGCGCGCCGGGCCGAGTCCGCGGCATCTTCCTGCCCGGAGATGTCTCCGCAATATATTGTGAATAAATACGATACAAAAAACCGCCCCGTGCGCCCCGCTCCGGTACACCCCTTGCTCTCTCCTCATCACGTGGGAAACAGGAAACGAACCCGAAGGCTCGGCACGAGCAGGGAGGACGAGACGATGAAAGGAACGATGCGACTCTGGGCGATGCTGGCGATCCCGCTGTTGGTTCTTTTGGGGGCCGGCTGCATGGGCGATTTCTCATCCAACCCGACGTCCAAC is part of the Candidatus Eisenbacteria bacterium genome and encodes:
- a CDS encoding DUF296 domain-containing protein — encoded protein: MFRRRPWYDFPFDGNFAHGKEANVKIWEMEGGARLLVRVDRGEEMMEALRAVAREKKVEAARVTGIGALRDMTLGYFDLDRKEYVRGELSGSWELLSLSGNLSLRDGEPIPHIHVIVGDAGLNVRGGHLFSGTVSVTGEIFIDRLPAPLHREMDPEVSLPLLDR